In Nicotiana tabacum cultivar K326 chromosome 19, ASM71507v2, whole genome shotgun sequence, one DNA window encodes the following:
- the LOC107801278 gene encoding U-box domain-containing protein 44 isoform X2 has product MPDVISASAFGPFADLLSSIIESIIEVVLSTKNVFIEKKSFAELSAYLNRIVPLLKEFNRKNITDSKSWENVLEILNRQIVDARQLISDCSKKNKVYLLMSCRSIAKRIENITREISRALTCIPLASLDVSSGIKEEIVQLIDSMRTAEFRAAIAEEEILEKIESGIQQRNVDRSYANNLLVLIAEAVGVSTESSALRREFEEFKSEIDNARLRKDQAEALQMDQIIALLERADAATSRQEKEKKYFTKRKSLGSQPLEPLLSFYCPITRDVMTDPVETPSGHTFERSAIEKWLAEGNLCPMTSTPLNNTMLRPNKTLRQSIEEWKDRNTMITIASMKLKLSSTGEEEVLNCLEQLRDLCEQREIHREWVIMEDYIPILIKLLGSKSRDIRNLVLEVLCVLAKDGDDAKERIAEVDKSLESIVHSLGRRIGERKSSVALLLELSNCKSVQESIGKVQGCILLLVTMSTCDDNKAAKDARDILENISFSDDNVILMAKANYFKYLLQRLSSGCSDVKLRMAKTLGEMELTDHNKSCLFEEGVLHSLLSLLSHGEIEVKQASVKALLNLSSLPKNGQEMIRQGVMRPLLDTLYRHSSSQSLRELVAATITSLAFSSANSETQQSILQAFYAMCKSPFAASVKAKLAQSSAVQVLVQFCEHGNSDVRSDAVKLFCCLIENADEAVIQEHVEQRFIETLLKIIKTSQDEEEIASAMGIISNLPKSPQLSEWLFAAEGLPIIFSFLPDIKHKNPCKLQLVENAAGALCHFTLSINQQTQKIAGIVPNLVRLLDVGTSLTKERAAISLAQLSENSQTLSRPIPKRRGLWCFSAAQVELCPVHRGICTLETSFCLIEAGAVGPLVRVLADPDPGACEASLDALLTLIRDEKLQNGAKVLAEENAIPSMIKLLDSPSPRLQQKVLNSLERIFRLLEYKQKYGSSAQMPLVDLTQRGSSNIKSLAAKVLAQLNVLHDQSSYF; this is encoded by the exons ATGCCAGATGTGATTAGTGCTTCTGCTTTCGGTCCATTTGCGGATCTCCTCTCTTCAATTATAGAGTCCATCATTGAAGTAGTACTTTCTACCAAGAATGTCTTTATAGAGAAGAAGAGTTTTGCAGAACTTTCAGCTTATCTGAATCGAATTGTTCCTCTTCTTAAGGAGTTTAACAGGAAGaacattactgattccaaaagctgGGAAAATGTTTTAGAAATTCTTAACCGACAGATAGTGGATGCGAGACAGCTAATCTCGGATTGCAGTAAGAAAAACAAGGTCTATCTCTTAATGAGTTGTCGATCTATTGCAAAGCGCATAGAGAATATCACCAGGGAAATTAGCCGTGCATTAACTTGCATTCCTTTAGCTTCTCTTGATGTTTCTTCGGGTATAAAGGAAGAGATTGTCCAGCTGATCGACAGCATGCGTACAGCAGAATTTAGAGCAGCCATAGCTGAAGAAGAGATTTTAGAGAAGATAGAGTCGGGTATACAACAGAGAAATGTTGATCGCTCCTACGCCaacaatttgttagttttaattgCGGAGGCCGTTGGAGTTTCAACTGAAAGCTCTGCATTAAGAAGAGAATTCGAAGAATTCAAAAGTGAAATAGACAATGCACGGTTAAGGAAAGATCAGGCTGAAGCCCTGCAGATGGACCAAATAATTGCTCTTCTAGAAAGGGCAGATGCTGCAACATCCCgccaggaaaaagaaaagaagtactTCACTAAGCGGAAATCCTTGGGCAGTCAACCTTTGGAACCACTTCTGTCATTTTATTGCCCAATCACTCGTGATGTTATGACTGATCCTGTTGAGACTCCTTCAGGGCATACGTTTGAAAGGAGTGCAATAGAGAAGTGGTTGGCAGAGGGAAATTTGTGTCCTATGACATCTACTCCTTTGAACAATACAATGTTGCGGCCTAATAAAACTCTGCGGCAGTCAATCGAGGAATGGAAAGACCGAAATACAATGATTACTATCGCTTCCATGAAATTGAAACTATCATCCACCGGGGAGGAAGAAGTTCTCAATTGCCTGGAACAGCTAAGGGATCTTTGTGAGCAAAGAGAAATACACCGAGAATGGGTTATTATGGAGGATTATATTCCTATTCTGATCAAGCTACTGGGTTCGAAAAGTAGGGATATCAGGAATCTTGTTCTTGAGGTGCTCTGCGTACTAGCAAAGGATGGTGATGATGCTAAG GAAAGAATTGCTGAAGTTGACAAATCATTGGAATCTATTGTCCACTCACTTGGGCGTCGCATTGGCGAAAGGAAGTCATCGGTGGCATTGTTACTGGAACTGTCAAATTGTAAGTCAGTTCAGGAGTCCATTGGGAAAGTTCAAGGTTGCATACTTCTGTTAGTTACTATGTCAACCTGTGATGACAACAAAGCTGCCAAAGATGCAAGGGACATTTTGGAGAACATTTCATTTTCTGATGACAATGTTATCCTGATGGCCAAGGCTAACTATTTCAAGTACTTGTTGCAACGTCTTTCTTCAG GATGCAGTGATGTGAAGCTCCGAATGGCAAAGACCTTAGGAGAGATGGAGTTGACAGATCATAATAAGTCATGTCTATTTGAGGAAGGAGTTCTACATTCCCTTCTTTCCTTGCTGTCACATGGTGAAATTGAAGTGAAACAAGCTAGCGTCAAAGCCCTTCTAAACCTCTCTAGTTTACCAAAGAATGGACAGGAGATGATCAGACAAGGTGTTATGCGTCCACTGCTTGATACGCTGTACCGTCACTCATCTTCCCAAAGTCTGCGGGAACTTGTAGCAGCCACTATTACAAGTCTTGCCTTCTCCTCTGCAAACAGTGAAACACAG CAAAGCATTCTCCAGGCTTTCTACGCCATGTGCAAGTCTCCGTTTGCCGCTAGTGTCAAGGCCAAGCTAGCACAG AGCTCAGCTGTCCAAGTGCTAGTGCAATTCTGTGAGCATGGAAATTCAGATGTACGGTCAGATGCAGTCAAATTATTCTGTTGCTTGATTGAAAATGCTGATGAAGCTGTGATCCAGGAGCACGTGGAACAAAGGTTCATTGAAACATTACTTAAGATCATCAAGACTTCTCAGGACGAAGAAGAGATTGCTTCTGCAATGGGGATTATCTCTAACCTTCCCAAATCTCCTCAACTCTCTGAGTGGCTTTTCGCAGCGGAAGGACTTCCAATCATTTTCAGCTTTCTTCCCGACATAAAGCATAAAAATCCCTGTAAGCTTCAATTGGTAgaaaatgctgctggggcattatgCCATTTCACATTGTCAATAAACCAGCAAACACAGAAGatagctggcattgtccccaatctAGTACGGCTGCTAGATGTAGGAACAAGCTTGACAAAAGAACGAGCTGCAATTTCTCTTGCACAGCTCTCAGAGAATTCACAAACACTGAGTCGCCCAATCCCAAAGCGTCGGGGATTATGGTGCTTCTCAGCTGCACAAGTAGAACTTTGCCCTGTTCACCGAGGGATATGCACACTAGAAACTTCGTTTTGTTTGATAGAGGCTGGTGCAGTGGGACCTCTGGTGAGGGTTCTTGCGGATCCAGATCCTGGAGCCTGTGAAGCTTCTTTAGATGCCTTATTGACTTTGATTAGGGATGAAAAACTTCAAAATGGCGCGAAAGTTCTTGCTGAAGAAAATGCCATACCATCAATGATAAAACTACTAGATAGTCCTTCCCCCAGATTGCAACAAAAGGTTCTGAATTCATTAGAAAGAATTTTTCGGTTGCTGGAATACAAGCAGAAGTATGGATCCTCTGCTCAGATGCCCTTAGTTGACTTGACACAACGCGGAAGTAGCAACATCAAATCCTTAGCAGCAAAGGTACTTGCTCAGTTGAATGTGCTTCATGATCAGTCCTCTTATTTCTAG
- the LOC107801278 gene encoding U-box domain-containing protein 44 isoform X1: MPDVISASAFGPFADLLSSIIESIIEVVLSTKNVFIEKKSFAELSAYLNRIVPLLKEFNRKNITDSKSWENVLEILNRQIVDARQLISDCSKKNKVYLLMSCRSIAKRIENITREISRALTCIPLASLDVSSGIKEEIVQLIDSMRTAEFRAAIAEEEILEKIESGIQQRNVDRSYANNLLVLIAEAVGVSTESSALRREFEEFKSEIDNARLRKDQAEALQMDQIIALLERADAATSRQEKEKKYFTKRKSLGSQPLEPLLSFYCPITRDVMTDPVETPSGHTFERSAIEKWLAEGNLCPMTSTPLNNTMLRPNKTLRQSIEEWKDRNTMITIASMKLKLSSTGEEEVLNCLEQLRDLCEQREIHREWVIMEDYIPILIKLLGSKSRDIRNLVLEVLCVLAKDGDDAKERIAEVDKSLESIVHSLGRRIGERKSSVALLLELSNCKSVQESIGKVQGCILLLVTMSTCDDNKAAKDARDILENISFSDDNVILMAKANYFKYLLQRLSSGCSDVKLRMAKTLGEMELTDHNKSCLFEEGVLHSLLSLLSHGEIEVKQASVKALLNLSSLPKNGQEMIRQGVMRPLLDTLYRHSSSQSLRELVAATITSLAFSSANSETQVSLLDTDEDIFELFSVVNLSGPAVQQSILQAFYAMCKSPFAASVKAKLAQSSAVQVLVQFCEHGNSDVRSDAVKLFCCLIENADEAVIQEHVEQRFIETLLKIIKTSQDEEEIASAMGIISNLPKSPQLSEWLFAAEGLPIIFSFLPDIKHKNPCKLQLVENAAGALCHFTLSINQQTQKIAGIVPNLVRLLDVGTSLTKERAAISLAQLSENSQTLSRPIPKRRGLWCFSAAQVELCPVHRGICTLETSFCLIEAGAVGPLVRVLADPDPGACEASLDALLTLIRDEKLQNGAKVLAEENAIPSMIKLLDSPSPRLQQKVLNSLERIFRLLEYKQKYGSSAQMPLVDLTQRGSSNIKSLAAKVLAQLNVLHDQSSYF, encoded by the exons ATGCCAGATGTGATTAGTGCTTCTGCTTTCGGTCCATTTGCGGATCTCCTCTCTTCAATTATAGAGTCCATCATTGAAGTAGTACTTTCTACCAAGAATGTCTTTATAGAGAAGAAGAGTTTTGCAGAACTTTCAGCTTATCTGAATCGAATTGTTCCTCTTCTTAAGGAGTTTAACAGGAAGaacattactgattccaaaagctgGGAAAATGTTTTAGAAATTCTTAACCGACAGATAGTGGATGCGAGACAGCTAATCTCGGATTGCAGTAAGAAAAACAAGGTCTATCTCTTAATGAGTTGTCGATCTATTGCAAAGCGCATAGAGAATATCACCAGGGAAATTAGCCGTGCATTAACTTGCATTCCTTTAGCTTCTCTTGATGTTTCTTCGGGTATAAAGGAAGAGATTGTCCAGCTGATCGACAGCATGCGTACAGCAGAATTTAGAGCAGCCATAGCTGAAGAAGAGATTTTAGAGAAGATAGAGTCGGGTATACAACAGAGAAATGTTGATCGCTCCTACGCCaacaatttgttagttttaattgCGGAGGCCGTTGGAGTTTCAACTGAAAGCTCTGCATTAAGAAGAGAATTCGAAGAATTCAAAAGTGAAATAGACAATGCACGGTTAAGGAAAGATCAGGCTGAAGCCCTGCAGATGGACCAAATAATTGCTCTTCTAGAAAGGGCAGATGCTGCAACATCCCgccaggaaaaagaaaagaagtactTCACTAAGCGGAAATCCTTGGGCAGTCAACCTTTGGAACCACTTCTGTCATTTTATTGCCCAATCACTCGTGATGTTATGACTGATCCTGTTGAGACTCCTTCAGGGCATACGTTTGAAAGGAGTGCAATAGAGAAGTGGTTGGCAGAGGGAAATTTGTGTCCTATGACATCTACTCCTTTGAACAATACAATGTTGCGGCCTAATAAAACTCTGCGGCAGTCAATCGAGGAATGGAAAGACCGAAATACAATGATTACTATCGCTTCCATGAAATTGAAACTATCATCCACCGGGGAGGAAGAAGTTCTCAATTGCCTGGAACAGCTAAGGGATCTTTGTGAGCAAAGAGAAATACACCGAGAATGGGTTATTATGGAGGATTATATTCCTATTCTGATCAAGCTACTGGGTTCGAAAAGTAGGGATATCAGGAATCTTGTTCTTGAGGTGCTCTGCGTACTAGCAAAGGATGGTGATGATGCTAAG GAAAGAATTGCTGAAGTTGACAAATCATTGGAATCTATTGTCCACTCACTTGGGCGTCGCATTGGCGAAAGGAAGTCATCGGTGGCATTGTTACTGGAACTGTCAAATTGTAAGTCAGTTCAGGAGTCCATTGGGAAAGTTCAAGGTTGCATACTTCTGTTAGTTACTATGTCAACCTGTGATGACAACAAAGCTGCCAAAGATGCAAGGGACATTTTGGAGAACATTTCATTTTCTGATGACAATGTTATCCTGATGGCCAAGGCTAACTATTTCAAGTACTTGTTGCAACGTCTTTCTTCAG GATGCAGTGATGTGAAGCTCCGAATGGCAAAGACCTTAGGAGAGATGGAGTTGACAGATCATAATAAGTCATGTCTATTTGAGGAAGGAGTTCTACATTCCCTTCTTTCCTTGCTGTCACATGGTGAAATTGAAGTGAAACAAGCTAGCGTCAAAGCCCTTCTAAACCTCTCTAGTTTACCAAAGAATGGACAGGAGATGATCAGACAAGGTGTTATGCGTCCACTGCTTGATACGCTGTACCGTCACTCATCTTCCCAAAGTCTGCGGGAACTTGTAGCAGCCACTATTACAAGTCTTGCCTTCTCCTCTGCAAACAGTGAAACACAGGTTTCACTCCTTGATACTGATGAAGATATTTTTGAACTTTTTTCCGTAGTTAACTTGAGTGGTCCAGCTGTGCAGCAAAGCATTCTCCAGGCTTTCTACGCCATGTGCAAGTCTCCGTTTGCCGCTAGTGTCAAGGCCAAGCTAGCACAG AGCTCAGCTGTCCAAGTGCTAGTGCAATTCTGTGAGCATGGAAATTCAGATGTACGGTCAGATGCAGTCAAATTATTCTGTTGCTTGATTGAAAATGCTGATGAAGCTGTGATCCAGGAGCACGTGGAACAAAGGTTCATTGAAACATTACTTAAGATCATCAAGACTTCTCAGGACGAAGAAGAGATTGCTTCTGCAATGGGGATTATCTCTAACCTTCCCAAATCTCCTCAACTCTCTGAGTGGCTTTTCGCAGCGGAAGGACTTCCAATCATTTTCAGCTTTCTTCCCGACATAAAGCATAAAAATCCCTGTAAGCTTCAATTGGTAgaaaatgctgctggggcattatgCCATTTCACATTGTCAATAAACCAGCAAACACAGAAGatagctggcattgtccccaatctAGTACGGCTGCTAGATGTAGGAACAAGCTTGACAAAAGAACGAGCTGCAATTTCTCTTGCACAGCTCTCAGAGAATTCACAAACACTGAGTCGCCCAATCCCAAAGCGTCGGGGATTATGGTGCTTCTCAGCTGCACAAGTAGAACTTTGCCCTGTTCACCGAGGGATATGCACACTAGAAACTTCGTTTTGTTTGATAGAGGCTGGTGCAGTGGGACCTCTGGTGAGGGTTCTTGCGGATCCAGATCCTGGAGCCTGTGAAGCTTCTTTAGATGCCTTATTGACTTTGATTAGGGATGAAAAACTTCAAAATGGCGCGAAAGTTCTTGCTGAAGAAAATGCCATACCATCAATGATAAAACTACTAGATAGTCCTTCCCCCAGATTGCAACAAAAGGTTCTGAATTCATTAGAAAGAATTTTTCGGTTGCTGGAATACAAGCAGAAGTATGGATCCTCTGCTCAGATGCCCTTAGTTGACTTGACACAACGCGGAAGTAGCAACATCAAATCCTTAGCAGCAAAGGTACTTGCTCAGTTGAATGTGCTTCATGATCAGTCCTCTTATTTCTAG
- the LOC107801278 gene encoding U-box domain-containing protein 44 isoform X3: MSCRSIAKRIENITREISRALTCIPLASLDVSSGIKEEIVQLIDSMRTAEFRAAIAEEEILEKIESGIQQRNVDRSYANNLLVLIAEAVGVSTESSALRREFEEFKSEIDNARLRKDQAEALQMDQIIALLERADAATSRQEKEKKYFTKRKSLGSQPLEPLLSFYCPITRDVMTDPVETPSGHTFERSAIEKWLAEGNLCPMTSTPLNNTMLRPNKTLRQSIEEWKDRNTMITIASMKLKLSSTGEEEVLNCLEQLRDLCEQREIHREWVIMEDYIPILIKLLGSKSRDIRNLVLEVLCVLAKDGDDAKERIAEVDKSLESIVHSLGRRIGERKSSVALLLELSNCKSVQESIGKVQGCILLLVTMSTCDDNKAAKDARDILENISFSDDNVILMAKANYFKYLLQRLSSGCSDVKLRMAKTLGEMELTDHNKSCLFEEGVLHSLLSLLSHGEIEVKQASVKALLNLSSLPKNGQEMIRQGVMRPLLDTLYRHSSSQSLRELVAATITSLAFSSANSETQVSLLDTDEDIFELFSVVNLSGPAVQQSILQAFYAMCKSPFAASVKAKLAQSSAVQVLVQFCEHGNSDVRSDAVKLFCCLIENADEAVIQEHVEQRFIETLLKIIKTSQDEEEIASAMGIISNLPKSPQLSEWLFAAEGLPIIFSFLPDIKHKNPCKLQLVENAAGALCHFTLSINQQTQKIAGIVPNLVRLLDVGTSLTKERAAISLAQLSENSQTLSRPIPKRRGLWCFSAAQVELCPVHRGICTLETSFCLIEAGAVGPLVRVLADPDPGACEASLDALLTLIRDEKLQNGAKVLAEENAIPSMIKLLDSPSPRLQQKVLNSLERIFRLLEYKQKYGSSAQMPLVDLTQRGSSNIKSLAAKVLAQLNVLHDQSSYF; this comes from the exons ATGAGTTGTCGATCTATTGCAAAGCGCATAGAGAATATCACCAGGGAAATTAGCCGTGCATTAACTTGCATTCCTTTAGCTTCTCTTGATGTTTCTTCGGGTATAAAGGAAGAGATTGTCCAGCTGATCGACAGCATGCGTACAGCAGAATTTAGAGCAGCCATAGCTGAAGAAGAGATTTTAGAGAAGATAGAGTCGGGTATACAACAGAGAAATGTTGATCGCTCCTACGCCaacaatttgttagttttaattgCGGAGGCCGTTGGAGTTTCAACTGAAAGCTCTGCATTAAGAAGAGAATTCGAAGAATTCAAAAGTGAAATAGACAATGCACGGTTAAGGAAAGATCAGGCTGAAGCCCTGCAGATGGACCAAATAATTGCTCTTCTAGAAAGGGCAGATGCTGCAACATCCCgccaggaaaaagaaaagaagtactTCACTAAGCGGAAATCCTTGGGCAGTCAACCTTTGGAACCACTTCTGTCATTTTATTGCCCAATCACTCGTGATGTTATGACTGATCCTGTTGAGACTCCTTCAGGGCATACGTTTGAAAGGAGTGCAATAGAGAAGTGGTTGGCAGAGGGAAATTTGTGTCCTATGACATCTACTCCTTTGAACAATACAATGTTGCGGCCTAATAAAACTCTGCGGCAGTCAATCGAGGAATGGAAAGACCGAAATACAATGATTACTATCGCTTCCATGAAATTGAAACTATCATCCACCGGGGAGGAAGAAGTTCTCAATTGCCTGGAACAGCTAAGGGATCTTTGTGAGCAAAGAGAAATACACCGAGAATGGGTTATTATGGAGGATTATATTCCTATTCTGATCAAGCTACTGGGTTCGAAAAGTAGGGATATCAGGAATCTTGTTCTTGAGGTGCTCTGCGTACTAGCAAAGGATGGTGATGATGCTAAG GAAAGAATTGCTGAAGTTGACAAATCATTGGAATCTATTGTCCACTCACTTGGGCGTCGCATTGGCGAAAGGAAGTCATCGGTGGCATTGTTACTGGAACTGTCAAATTGTAAGTCAGTTCAGGAGTCCATTGGGAAAGTTCAAGGTTGCATACTTCTGTTAGTTACTATGTCAACCTGTGATGACAACAAAGCTGCCAAAGATGCAAGGGACATTTTGGAGAACATTTCATTTTCTGATGACAATGTTATCCTGATGGCCAAGGCTAACTATTTCAAGTACTTGTTGCAACGTCTTTCTTCAG GATGCAGTGATGTGAAGCTCCGAATGGCAAAGACCTTAGGAGAGATGGAGTTGACAGATCATAATAAGTCATGTCTATTTGAGGAAGGAGTTCTACATTCCCTTCTTTCCTTGCTGTCACATGGTGAAATTGAAGTGAAACAAGCTAGCGTCAAAGCCCTTCTAAACCTCTCTAGTTTACCAAAGAATGGACAGGAGATGATCAGACAAGGTGTTATGCGTCCACTGCTTGATACGCTGTACCGTCACTCATCTTCCCAAAGTCTGCGGGAACTTGTAGCAGCCACTATTACAAGTCTTGCCTTCTCCTCTGCAAACAGTGAAACACAGGTTTCACTCCTTGATACTGATGAAGATATTTTTGAACTTTTTTCCGTAGTTAACTTGAGTGGTCCAGCTGTGCAGCAAAGCATTCTCCAGGCTTTCTACGCCATGTGCAAGTCTCCGTTTGCCGCTAGTGTCAAGGCCAAGCTAGCACAG AGCTCAGCTGTCCAAGTGCTAGTGCAATTCTGTGAGCATGGAAATTCAGATGTACGGTCAGATGCAGTCAAATTATTCTGTTGCTTGATTGAAAATGCTGATGAAGCTGTGATCCAGGAGCACGTGGAACAAAGGTTCATTGAAACATTACTTAAGATCATCAAGACTTCTCAGGACGAAGAAGAGATTGCTTCTGCAATGGGGATTATCTCTAACCTTCCCAAATCTCCTCAACTCTCTGAGTGGCTTTTCGCAGCGGAAGGACTTCCAATCATTTTCAGCTTTCTTCCCGACATAAAGCATAAAAATCCCTGTAAGCTTCAATTGGTAgaaaatgctgctggggcattatgCCATTTCACATTGTCAATAAACCAGCAAACACAGAAGatagctggcattgtccccaatctAGTACGGCTGCTAGATGTAGGAACAAGCTTGACAAAAGAACGAGCTGCAATTTCTCTTGCACAGCTCTCAGAGAATTCACAAACACTGAGTCGCCCAATCCCAAAGCGTCGGGGATTATGGTGCTTCTCAGCTGCACAAGTAGAACTTTGCCCTGTTCACCGAGGGATATGCACACTAGAAACTTCGTTTTGTTTGATAGAGGCTGGTGCAGTGGGACCTCTGGTGAGGGTTCTTGCGGATCCAGATCCTGGAGCCTGTGAAGCTTCTTTAGATGCCTTATTGACTTTGATTAGGGATGAAAAACTTCAAAATGGCGCGAAAGTTCTTGCTGAAGAAAATGCCATACCATCAATGATAAAACTACTAGATAGTCCTTCCCCCAGATTGCAACAAAAGGTTCTGAATTCATTAGAAAGAATTTTTCGGTTGCTGGAATACAAGCAGAAGTATGGATCCTCTGCTCAGATGCCCTTAGTTGACTTGACACAACGCGGAAGTAGCAACATCAAATCCTTAGCAGCAAAGGTACTTGCTCAGTTGAATGTGCTTCATGATCAGTCCTCTTATTTCTAG
- the LOC107801281 gene encoding uncharacterized protein LOC107801281, giving the protein MLISPEISGHRRWVYTTFLNSNNFRHFLSTTVDTIATAADPFKTHPSYQHLSTIKSKSELLRSYTVTPPIKPWPRYLSPKTLITLIKSQHDPNLSLQIFHHAGNFHPGFSHNYETYHSIINKLCRARAFDEVETLLTELQKSSIQCGEGLFITMIRNYGIASKPKLALKTFLRIEKFGIQRSIRSFNALLNALVQNKEYDLVYAIFKNCQKKLDIMPSVFTCNILLNALCKKGDIDSAIRVLDEMPVMGIVPNVVSYTTILGCYVSIGDLVGAKRMFDEIVDRSWLPDATTYTILMHGFAKQGKLIDAVKIMDEMEENGVGPNEVTYGVMIEAFCKEKKSGEAVNLLNDMLDKRYIPSSTLCCKVIDVLCEEGNVEEACDLWKKLLVKNCTPDNAISSTLIHWLCKKGKIREARKLFDEFEKGSSPSVLTYNILIAGMCERGELHEAGRLWDDMVDKGCIPNAFTYNMLINGFCKAGNAKEGIRVLEEMLEKGCLPNKTTYSILIKGLLDSECEAEVLRVLPLAASGDVDLETWGILAAKFVTDLRNVCPILDKILLDNDT; this is encoded by the coding sequence ATGTTAATATCCCCAGAGATTTCCGGCCACCGGCGGTGGGTCTACACCACATTTCTCAACTCAAACAACTTCAGGCACTTCCTCTCAACCACCGTCGACACCATCGCCACCGCCGCCGACCCGTTTAAGACGCACCCGTCATACCAGCACCTCTCCACCATTAAATCCAAATCGGAGCTTCTCCGGTCCTACACTGTCACACCCCCCATCAAACCCTGGCCCCGATACCTCTCCCCTAAAACACTCATTACACTCATCAAATCCCAGCATGATCCAAACCTTTCCCTCCAAATTTTCCACCATGCTGGCAACTTCCACCCTGGTTTTTCCCATAATTACGAAACCTACCACTCCATCATCAACAAACTCTGCCGTGCGCGCGCGTTTGATGAAGTAGAGACCCTTTTAACCGAATTGCAAAAGTCCAGCATCCAATGTGGGGAAGGTTTGTTTATTACTATGATTCGGAACTATGGGATTGCTAGTAAGCCCAAATTGGCCCTTAAGACCTTTCTGCGTATTGAAAAATTTGGAATTCAGAGGTCAATTAGGTCATTTAACGCTTTGTTGAATGCTTTAGTACAAAACAAAGAGTATGATTTGGTTTACGCTATTTTTAAGAATTGCCAGAAAAAGTTGGATATAATGCCCAGTGTGTTTACTTGTAATATATTGTTGAACGCTTTGTGTAAGAAAGGCGATATTGATAGTGCTATTCGAGTTCTTGATGAGATGCCTGTGATGGGAATAGTTCCCAATGTGGTGAGCTACACAACCATTTTGGGTTGTTATGTATCAATTGGTGATTTAGTGGGGGCCAAGAGGATGTTTGATGAAATTGTGGACAGAAGTTGGTTGCCTGATGCAACGACGTACACTATCTTGATGCATGGATTTGCTAAGCAAGGGAAGTTGATTGATGCAGTTAAGATAATGGATGAGATGGAGGAGAATGGTGTTGGGCCGAATGAGGTGACGTATGGAGTGATGATCGAGGCATTTTGCAAGGAAAAGAAGTCCGGTGAAGCAGTTAATTTGCTTAATGATATGCTAGATAAGAGGTACATACCAAGCTCAACACTTTGCTGTAAGGTGATTGATGTCTTGTGTGAAGAGGGAAATGTTGAGGAGGCGTGTGATTTGTGGAAGAAATTGTTGGTAAAGAATTGTACTCCAGATAATGCTATATCGAGCACACTTATTCACTGGCTTTGTAAGAAGGGAAAGATTCGGGAAGCAAGGAAATTGTTTGACGAGTTTGAGAAGGGTTCGAGTCCTAGTGTTTTGACATATAACATACTTATTGCAGGGATGTGTGAGAGAGGAGAGCTGCATGAAGCTGGGAGGTTGTGGGATGACATGGTGGACAAGGGTTGCATTCCCAATGCTTTTACGTACAACATGTTGATCAATGGTTTTTGCAAAGCTGGAAATGCAAAGGAAGGAATTAGAGTTCTAGAAGAGATGCTTGAAAAAGGTTGTCTCCCAAACAAAACTACTTATTCCATCTTAATCAAGGGGCTTCTGGACTCGGAATGCGAGGCAGAAGTTTTAAGGGTGCTTCCACTGGCTGCTTCAGGTGATGTCGATCTTGAAACTTGGGGAATCCTTGCGGCCAAGTTTGTTACTGATCTTCGTAATGTATGTCCCATTTTAGATAAGATATTGCTTGATAATGATACATAA